One window of Clostridia bacterium genomic DNA carries:
- a CDS encoding alpha/beta hydrolase: protein MKKIVGIVLIVCLLMAVATACAAPKTPEKTYEQEYKLHDGKKAIVILPGLLASGLYDKETGEALWDPVKSDDVDLLEFMGVYDETHVNITVDSLLGEWLDLFDYAGDVLADNDRSIMRRIMCDEEGNADPNVVGVPVGYEGHIRYGALNSYKWWAEGLEAEFGDEYEVVVFNYNWLTDTRIGARDLAAFMEQNNYTDTILIGHSMGGIVASEYLAMGAKSRARIDKFIAVAVPFYGSYMASSTFETPYVFRDLIDYYLDEDAIKSSELFQQNEILQLLDISAFKKPIYKLYDEMIIPFLYNMKSVYQLLPSAELLALQTDLEGEGATENGQKVSPDALYDWYLTRPFTTVNPLATKAEAATLSTRKIFDDWQTYRDGFYVDRPEGKVFSCDLVDTYYIAGVGSTTELGVKVEGETRTTTVGKAGDGTVPQLSATRGKAEDGSHVFLVEGETHIPMGTHWAGGQKDATISIIKGKRE from the coding sequence ATGAAAAAAATCGTCGGTATAGTTTTGATCGTCTGTCTGTTGATGGCCGTAGCAACGGCTTGTGCCGCGCCGAAAACGCCCGAAAAAACGTACGAGCAAGAATACAAATTGCACGACGGCAAAAAGGCCATCGTCATTTTGCCCGGCCTGTTGGCCAGCGGACTATACGACAAAGAGACGGGCGAGGCGTTGTGGGATCCCGTCAAATCGGACGACGTGGATCTGTTGGAATTTATGGGCGTATACGACGAAACGCACGTCAATATTACGGTGGATAGCCTGTTGGGCGAGTGGCTGGATCTCTTCGATTATGCGGGCGACGTCTTGGCCGACAACGACCGAAGCATTATGCGGCGCATCATGTGCGACGAAGAGGGCAACGCCGATCCCAACGTGGTGGGCGTGCCCGTAGGGTACGAGGGGCATATCCGCTACGGCGCCCTGAACAGCTACAAATGGTGGGCGGAAGGGCTCGAGGCCGAGTTCGGCGACGAGTACGAGGTGGTCGTTTTCAACTATAATTGGCTGACCGACACCCGTATTGGGGCCCGCGATCTCGCGGCGTTTATGGAGCAAAACAACTACACGGACACCATTCTCATCGGGCATTCGATGGGGGGCATCGTGGCGTCCGAATATTTGGCCATGGGCGCAAAAAGCCGTGCACGTATAGACAAATTCATAGCCGTGGCCGTTCCTTTCTACGGTTCGTATATGGCTTCGTCCACCTTCGAAACCCCCTACGTTTTCCGCGATTTGATCGATTATTATCTCGACGAGGACGCCATCAAAAGCAGCGAATTGTTCCAACAAAACGAGATATTGCAACTCTTGGATATTTCGGCTTTCAAAAAGCCCATCTACAAGTTGTACGACGAGATGATCATTCCCTTCCTCTACAATATGAAGTCGGTGTATCAACTGCTGCCGAGCGCCGAACTGTTGGCCTTGCAGACAGACCTCGAAGGAGAGGGCGCTACCGAGAACGGGCAGAAGGTATCGCCCGACGCGCTCTACGATTGGTATCTTACGCGCCCCTTTACCACCGTCAATCCCTTGGCCACCAAAGCGGAAGCGGCCACGCTGTCTACCCGCAAGATATTCGATGATTGGCAGACCTACCGCGACGGCTTCTATGTAGACAGGCCCGAGGGCAAGGTCTTCTCGTGCGATTTGGTGGATACCTACTATATAGCGGGCGTGGGCAGTACGACCGAGCTGGGCGTCAAGGTAGAGGGCGAAACGCGCACGACGACCGTGGGCAAAGCGGGCGACGGCACCGTGCCCCAACTGTCGGCCACCCGCGGCAAGGCCGAGGACGGCAGTCACGTCTTCTTGGTCGAGGGCGAAACGCATATCC
- the gyrA gene encoding DNA gyrase subunit A: MSNKKPEYEEIVDNTKIIHVDVEHEMKHSFIAYAMAVNVSRAIPDVRDGLKPVHRRILYAMNELGLDYSKPTRKCARIVGDVLGKYHPHGDSAVYEALVRLAQDFTIRCPLVFGQGNFGSVDGDPAAAQRYTEAKLSRIAAEMLRDIDKETVDFYPNFDDTLMQPTVLPARFPNLLVNGADGIAVGMATSIPPHNLGEVINATVALLDDPDITVDDLLKYVPCPDFPTGGIVMDVDNIRQAYRTGRGSCIIRAKTEIVEHNGRSRIIVHELPYQVNKAKLIKYIADMVKDKKIEGIADINDESDRKGMRLVIDVKKEFNARVVLNTLFKHCDLQVSYSMIFLALDQGYPKIMNLKQILEAYVKYQQEVIERRTRFDLEKALEREHILKGLVIAQQNIDEVVALIRGSADKADAQSKLMARFDLSEKQANAILELKLQRLTALEVDKLIEELDALEKAIAEYRDILANPLRINGIIRDELLEIESKYSTARRSELSYEGCNIDLEDLIDREDIVISLTKENYIKRSSMDEFKSQHRGGIGVTAHRAKDSDQVEKLFVSSTHDNLFFFSDFGKVYILKGYEIPDASRVGRGRTINNIINIEQDEKITTILRISEEDAAREEGYLMLATRKGKIKKTPVAEFESIRSSGKIAIKMDDDDQLVAATFVKDGDQVLLASSIGKCIRFVSDAVRPMGRTAYGVKSMDIDGDDYVVSMNKIEEGKEVLTVTTNGYGKRTHLDEFRVQGRAGKGIMAGKFNEKTGRIVDLKLVDETGDVLLITAKGIIIRTHISEISVIGRTGQGVRIMKTGAGEVVAVALAPYYAEEDEEAREGETVGEGEILEDAQETAETDTDVTDGEGE; encoded by the coding sequence ATGAGCAATAAGAAACCCGAATACGAAGAAATAGTCGATAATACCAAAATCATTCACGTTGACGTCGAGCACGAGATGAAACATAGTTTCATCGCCTACGCGATGGCCGTCAACGTCAGCCGCGCCATCCCCGACGTGAGGGACGGATTGAAACCCGTGCATCGCCGTATCTTGTACGCCATGAACGAATTGGGTTTGGATTACAGCAAGCCCACCCGTAAGTGTGCGCGTATCGTCGGTGACGTCCTCGGCAAATACCACCCCCACGGTGACAGCGCCGTGTACGAGGCGTTGGTGCGTTTGGCGCAGGACTTCACCATCCGTTGCCCCTTGGTGTTCGGCCAAGGCAACTTCGGCTCGGTAGACGGCGACCCCGCCGCCGCCCAGCGTTACACCGAGGCCAAACTCAGCCGTATCGCCGCCGAAATGCTGCGGGATATAGACAAAGAGACCGTCGATTTCTATCCCAACTTCGACGATACTTTGATGCAACCCACCGTGTTGCCCGCCCGCTTCCCCAACCTGTTGGTCAACGGCGCGGACGGTATCGCCGTGGGTATGGCCACCAGCATTCCCCCGCACAATCTCGGCGAGGTGATCAACGCCACCGTGGCTTTGCTGGACGATCCCGATATTACGGTGGACGACCTGCTCAAATACGTGCCATGCCCCGACTTCCCGACGGGCGGTATCGTGATGGACGTGGACAACATTCGCCAGGCCTACCGCACGGGTAGAGGCAGTTGCATCATTCGCGCCAAGACCGAAATAGTGGAGCACAACGGCCGCAGTCGTATCATCGTGCACGAGTTGCCCTACCAGGTCAACAAGGCCAAACTCATCAAGTACATCGCCGATATGGTCAAGGATAAGAAGATAGAGGGCATCGCCGACATCAACGACGAATCCGACCGCAAAGGTATGCGCTTGGTCATCGACGTCAAAAAGGAGTTCAACGCCCGCGTGGTGCTGAATACCCTCTTCAAGCATTGCGATTTGCAAGTCAGTTACAGCATGATTTTCTTGGCGCTCGACCAAGGCTATCCCAAGATCATGAACCTCAAGCAGATTTTGGAAGCCTACGTCAAATACCAACAAGAGGTCATCGAGCGTCGCACGCGCTTCGACCTCGAAAAGGCCCTCGAACGCGAGCACATTCTCAAAGGCTTGGTCATCGCCCAGCAAAATATCGACGAAGTGGTGGCGCTTATCCGCGGTAGCGCGGACAAAGCGGACGCCCAAAGCAAGTTGATGGCACGTTTCGACCTCAGCGAGAAGCAGGCGAACGCCATTCTCGAGCTCAAACTGCAACGCTTGACCGCCCTCGAGGTGGACAAACTCATCGAGGAGTTGGACGCTTTGGAGAAAGCCATCGCCGAATACCGCGATATTTTGGCCAATCCCTTGCGTATCAACGGTATTATCCGCGACGAACTGCTGGAGATCGAAAGCAAGTACAGCACGGCACGCCGTAGCGAACTGTCCTACGAAGGTTGCAATATCGACTTGGAAGACCTCATCGACCGCGAGGATATCGTCATCAGCCTCACCAAGGAGAATTATATCAAGCGTTCGTCTATGGACGAATTCAAGAGCCAGCACAGAGGCGGCATCGGCGTCACCGCGCACCGCGCCAAGGACAGCGACCAGGTGGAAAAACTGTTCGTGTCCTCTACGCACGACAACCTGTTCTTCTTCTCCGACTTTGGCAAGGTGTACATTCTCAAGGGTTACGAGATCCCCGACGCCAGCCGCGTGGGGCGTGGCCGCACCATCAACAATATCATCAATATCGAGCAGGACGAGAAGATCACGACCATCTTGCGCATCAGCGAGGAAGACGCCGCCCGTGAGGAAGGCTATTTGATGCTCGCTACCCGCAAGGGCAAGATCAAGAAGACGCCCGTGGCCGAGTTCGAGAGCATTCGCTCGTCGGGCAAGATCGCCATCAAGATGGACGACGACGATCAACTGGTGGCCGCCACCTTCGTCAAGGACGGCGACCAGGTCTTGTTGGCCAGCAGTATCGGCAAGTGCATCCGCTTCGTATCCGACGCCGTGCGTCCCATGGGGCGTACCGCCTACGGCGTCAAGTCTATGGATATCGACGGTGACGACTACGTCGTCAGCATGAACAAGATAGAGGAGGGCAAAGAGGTCTTGACCGTCACCACCAACGGCTACGGCAAGCGCACCCACCTCGACGAGTTCCGCGTGCAAGGCCGCGCCGGCAAGGGCATTATGGCGGGCAAGTTCAACGAGAAGACGGGGCGTATCGTCGACCTCAAACTGGTGGACGAGACGGGCGACGTGCTGTTGATCACCGCCAAAGGCATCATCATTCGCACCCATATCAGCGAGATAAGCGTCATCGGCCGTACCGGCCAGGGCGTGCGCATCATGAAGACGGGCGCTGGCGAAGTGGTGGCGGTGGCCCTGGCTCCCTACTACGCCGAAGAGGACGAGGAAGCGCGCGAAGGCGAGACCGTCGGCGAGGGCGAGATCCTCGAGGATGCCCAAGAAACCGCCGAGACCGATACGGACGTGACGGACGGCGAGGGCGAATAA
- the gyrB gene encoding DNA topoisomerase (ATP-hydrolyzing) subunit B yields the protein MSNKVENTYNQDQIQVLEGLEPVRVRPGMYIGSTDERGLHHLVSEIVDNSIDEALAGYCTHIEVTINKNGSVTVVDNGRGIPTGIKPEEGVSAVELVLTKLHAGGKFGNGGYTISGGLHGVGVSVVNALSEWLEVEVRQLGHVFFQRFQRGIPDDRLKIIGDSDETGTKVTFYPDNEIFETTHFKYEVLSTRLRELAFLNKGLKITLTDLRGAEPKQDVFIYEGGIAHFVEELSAMHEKMFEKPLYFEESFEEKGKAKTITGEVEIAMQYTDTYNEILYAYANNINTEEGGTHLDGFKAALTRIINDYGHKENILKENDKLTGDDVREGLVCVISVKLTEPQFEGQTKTKLGNSEMRSVVSRVMSECFGTYLEEHPRESKELILRSITAQKAREAARKAREEARRKSPLESASLPGKLADCSDRDPSKCEIFLVEGDSAGGTAKTGRDRRFQAILPLRGKILNVEKVRIHRALENEEIKSMITAFGCGIGEDFDETKLRYNKIICMTDADVDGSHIRILMLTFFYRFMKPLIELGHVYIAQPPLYKIQKGKQELYFYDDAALEEYYAQNGRKNGDLQRYKGLGEMSAEQLWETTMSPATRTMVQVTMEDAVKAEEIFTLLMGDQPELRRQFIEENATIVKDLDV from the coding sequence ATGAGCAACAAAGTGGAAAATACCTACAATCAGGACCAGATACAGGTATTGGAAGGATTGGAACCCGTCCGTGTGCGTCCCGGTATGTATATCGGCAGTACGGACGAGCGCGGTCTGCATCACCTCGTCAGCGAGATCGTCGACAATAGCATCGACGAAGCGTTGGCGGGCTACTGCACGCATATCGAAGTGACCATCAACAAAAACGGCTCCGTGACCGTGGTGGACAACGGCCGCGGCATTCCCACGGGCATCAAACCCGAAGAGGGCGTGTCCGCCGTGGAGTTGGTGCTCACCAAGTTGCACGCAGGCGGCAAATTCGGCAACGGCGGCTACACCATTTCGGGCGGTCTGCACGGCGTGGGCGTGTCGGTAGTCAACGCGTTGAGCGAATGGCTCGAGGTAGAGGTGCGCCAACTCGGTCACGTCTTCTTCCAACGCTTCCAACGCGGCATTCCCGACGACAGGCTCAAAATCATCGGCGATTCGGACGAAACGGGTACCAAAGTGACCTTCTATCCCGACAACGAGATTTTCGAGACCACGCATTTCAAATACGAAGTATTGTCTACGCGTTTGCGTGAGTTGGCTTTCCTCAACAAGGGGCTGAAAATCACGTTGACCGACCTTCGCGGCGCCGAGCCCAAGCAGGACGTGTTCATCTACGAGGGCGGCATCGCTCACTTCGTCGAAGAGCTGTCGGCCATGCACGAGAAAATGTTCGAGAAACCCCTCTACTTCGAGGAATCTTTCGAGGAAAAAGGCAAGGCCAAGACCATTACGGGCGAGGTGGAGATCGCCATGCAATATACCGACACCTACAACGAGATATTGTACGCCTACGCCAATAATATCAACACCGAGGAGGGCGGCACACACCTGGACGGCTTCAAGGCCGCGCTTACCCGTATCATCAACGATTACGGTCACAAAGAGAACATTCTCAAAGAGAACGACAAGTTGACGGGCGACGACGTGCGCGAAGGCTTGGTGTGCGTCATTTCGGTCAAATTGACCGAGCCACAATTCGAAGGGCAGACCAAGACCAAGTTGGGCAACAGCGAGATGCGTTCGGTAGTGAGCCGCGTGATGAGCGAGTGCTTCGGCACCTACCTCGAGGAGCACCCCCGCGAGAGCAAGGAACTCATCCTGCGCTCCATCACCGCGCAAAAGGCCCGCGAGGCCGCCAGAAAGGCGCGCGAAGAGGCCAGAAGAAAATCCCCCTTGGAGTCGGCTTCCCTGCCCGGCAAGTTGGCGGACTGCTCGGATAGAGACCCCTCTAAGTGCGAGATATTCCTCGTCGAGGGCGATTCGGCAGGCGGCACGGCCAAGACGGGCAGAGATCGTCGTTTTCAAGCCATTTTGCCCCTGCGCGGCAAGATTCTCAACGTGGAGAAGGTGCGTATTCACCGCGCCCTCGAAAACGAGGAGATCAAGTCTATGATCACGGCGTTCGGCTGCGGCATCGGCGAGGACTTCGACGAGACCAAACTGCGCTACAACAAGATCATCTGCATGACCGATGCCGATGTGGACGGCTCGCATATCCGTATCCTTATGCTGACCTTCTTCTACCGCTTTATGAAGCCGTTGATTGAGTTGGGGCACGTGTATATCGCGCAACCCCCTCTCTACAAGATTCAAAAGGGCAAACAGGAGTTGTATTTCTACGACGACGCGGCTTTGGAAGAGTATTATGCCCAAAACGGCCGCAAAAACGGCGACCTGCAACGCTACAAAGGCTTGGGCGAAATGAGCGCCGAGCAGTTGTGGGAGACCACGATGAGCCCCGCCACCCGTACCATGGTGCAAGTGACGATGGAAGACGCGGTCAAGGCCGAAGAAATCTTTACGCTCCTTATGGGTGACCAACCCGAACTGCGCCGCCAATTCATCGAAGAGAACGCGACCATCGTCAAGGATCTGGACGTGTAA
- the recF gene encoding DNA replication/repair protein RecF — protein MNVTKVILTSYRNYTRQEVDFCPALNVIVGQNTAGKTNLVESVYLCGVGKSPRASKDAEMIKMGQKEAHVTLFLDKKFRSHRIDVHLLPAGKKISVDGVSISKMSDLMGVLNVVFFAPDELKIVKADPAERRRFMNISLCQQSKPYYAALSRYNRVLENRNKLIKAASSPEELFYTLPDWDVQLAEEGAKIILARQEFLATLQTIADPIHRSIAGEENNLCLTYNRKDVTTYDAVYQYLIEHLSSNYDKEFRLGYTICGPHRDDFSLISRKIDLKTYGSQGQQRTAALTLKLAEISYFEKKTGEKPVLLLDDVLSELDANRRQSLIQATEGIQTLLTCTEFTEDDAYIGKLIQVVNGTI, from the coding sequence ATGAACGTTACCAAAGTCATTCTCACGTCTTACCGCAATTATACACGTCAGGAAGTGGATTTTTGTCCCGCTCTCAACGTGATAGTCGGTCAGAATACCGCCGGCAAAACCAACTTGGTCGAGTCTGTCTATTTGTGCGGCGTGGGCAAAAGTCCCAGGGCTTCCAAGGACGCCGAAATGATCAAAATGGGGCAAAAAGAGGCACACGTCACCCTCTTTTTGGATAAAAAATTCCGTTCGCACCGCATCGACGTGCATTTATTGCCCGCGGGCAAAAAAATATCCGTAGACGGCGTTTCCATCTCCAAAATGAGCGATTTGATGGGCGTATTGAACGTGGTGTTTTTCGCACCCGACGAACTCAAAATCGTCAAGGCCGATCCCGCCGAACGCCGCCGCTTTATGAATATCAGCCTTTGTCAGCAGAGCAAGCCCTACTATGCGGCATTGTCGCGCTACAATCGCGTGTTGGAAAACCGCAACAAACTCATCAAAGCGGCCTCTTCACCCGAAGAATTATTCTATACCCTGCCCGATTGGGACGTTCAGTTGGCCGAGGAAGGCGCCAAAATCATCTTGGCGCGGCAGGAGTTTTTGGCCACGCTGCAAACCATAGCCGATCCCATTCATCGCTCTATCGCGGGCGAAGAAAACAATCTCTGTCTTACCTACAACCGCAAGGACGTCACCACCTACGACGCCGTCTATCAATACCTCATCGAGCACCTTTCGTCCAACTACGACAAAGAATTTCGCTTGGGTTACACTATTTGCGGGCCGCACCGCGACGATTTCAGCCTCATAAGCCGCAAAATAGACCTCAAAACCTACGGTTCGCAGGGTCAACAGCGTACCGCCGCTCTTACGTTGAAACTCGCCGAAATTTCCTATTTTGAAAAGAAAACGGGTGAAAAACCCGTCCTTCTATTGGACGACGTATTGAGCGAATTGGACGCTAACAGAAGGCAGTCTTTGATACAAGCGACCGAAGGCATACAAACCCTTCTCACTTGCACCGAATTTACCGAAGACGACGCCTATATCGGCAAACTCATTCAAGTCGTCAACGGCACGATATAA